The Prevotella melaninogenica ATCC 25845 genome includes a window with the following:
- a CDS encoding GNAT family N-acetyltransferase, translated as MFEVKQYTQEQAQAWNEFIEDSRQGTFLFNRSYMDYHADRFQDASLMIYRKGQLYALLPANRLGDTLYSHQGLTYGGLITKKQATTAEICEIFIKINEYLYHSGVQRVIYKPTPWIYHCHPAEEDLYALTYICHAKLTARDISSTIPFDSHIKFNESRRSGVRKAKRAGVTVRESQDLATFWDILDKNLTNKYATHPVHSLEELTLLHSRFPNSIRLFMAYNDKGIAIGGTIIYEMPRVVHSQYISASPEGKRLGAIDLLFDYILNNVYANHKGFFDFGKSTEEEGKILNTTLIFQKEGFGGRGVCYDYYEWETDTIIE; from the coding sequence ATGTTTGAAGTAAAGCAATACACGCAAGAACAAGCACAAGCGTGGAACGAGTTTATTGAGGATTCACGACAAGGAACATTCCTCTTCAATCGTTCTTATATGGATTATCATGCAGATAGGTTTCAAGACGCTTCGCTGATGATTTATCGAAAAGGACAGCTCTATGCACTCTTACCTGCTAATCGTTTAGGCGACACACTTTACTCTCATCAAGGATTAACTTACGGTGGACTTATAACAAAGAAACAGGCTACTACAGCAGAGATTTGCGAGATATTCATAAAGATTAATGAATATCTTTACCATTCTGGAGTACAAAGAGTTATCTATAAACCTACGCCATGGATATACCATTGTCATCCTGCTGAGGAAGATCTCTATGCGCTAACATATATTTGTCATGCAAAACTAACGGCTCGTGACATCTCAAGTACTATTCCATTCGATTCACATATAAAGTTCAATGAGAGTCGTCGAAGTGGAGTTAGGAAGGCCAAACGTGCTGGCGTGACAGTTCGGGAGAGTCAAGACCTTGCAACTTTTTGGGATATTCTCGATAAGAACCTCACCAATAAGTATGCTACTCACCCTGTACACTCCCTTGAAGAGTTAACTTTACTCCACAGTCGGTTCCCTAACTCGATTAGACTATTCATGGCATATAATGACAAAGGGATAGCTATTGGGGGTACTATCATTTATGAAATGCCACGAGTCGTTCATTCTCAGTATATCTCAGCATCTCCAGAAGGGAAAAGGCTTGGGGCTATCGATCTTCTCTTTGACTATATTCTTAATAATGTATATGCCAATCATAAGGGCTTCTTTGACTTTGGTAAAAGCACAGAAGAGGAAGGAAAGATTCTAAACACAACGCTTATTTTTCAAAAAGAAGGCTTTGGAGGACGAGGTGTATGCTATGACTATTATGAGTGGGAAACAGATACTATCATAGAGTAA
- a CDS encoding TetR/AcrR family transcriptional regulator, which produces MYNTATETTYRQELKEKILITAINLFHKHGIRSVKMDDIANELKISKRTLYEIYSNKEELLLEVVRRDKQREKRRLDEIGRTGSNVINIIIEICRFRLEEFSQINPLFFEEIHKYPELLAYVRRVHDERETDAHAFIQRGIDEGLFLPNLNYNIVRTMTVALQNAIMNQYLYKKYDIKELAHVSILFFIRAYCTMKGVKLLDEELNSLPLS; this is translated from the coding sequence ATGTATAATACAGCTACAGAAACCACTTATCGGCAAGAACTTAAAGAGAAGATTCTCATTACTGCCATAAACCTTTTCCATAAACATGGAATAAGGAGTGTTAAGATGGATGATATTGCCAATGAACTTAAGATATCAAAGCGTACACTCTATGAAATATACAGCAATAAGGAAGAACTGCTGTTAGAAGTCGTGCGACGTGATAAGCAAAGAGAGAAACGACGGCTGGACGAGATAGGCAGAACTGGATCGAACGTAATTAATATAATTATAGAAATCTGCCGTTTCCGCTTAGAAGAGTTTAGTCAGATTAACCCTCTCTTCTTTGAAGAAATACATAAATATCCAGAGTTATTGGCTTATGTCCGTAGGGTGCATGATGAAAGAGAAACCGATGCCCATGCTTTTATACAGCGTGGTATAGATGAAGGTTTGTTTCTTCCTAATTTAAATTATAATATCGTACGTACAATGACAGTTGCTTTACAGAATGCTATTATGAATCAATATCTTTATAAGAAGTACGATATAAAGGAACTGGCACATGTTAGTATATTATTCTTTATACGCGCTTATTGCACAATGAAAGGCGTTAAGTTGTTGGATGAAGAACTAAATTCTCTTCCCTTGTCTTAG
- a CDS encoding DegT/DnrJ/EryC1/StrS family aminotransferase, with protein sequence MINYLSLQKITALHESEITTAVNQVLRSGWYLQGEHIALFEKNYAQYIGTKYCVTCGNGLDALCLIFRAYIELGLLKEGDEVIVPANTYIATILSITENHLTPILVEPDINTLEIDEKQIEQAITSRTRAIMLVHLYGRCAYIPFIGDICKHHNLLLLEDNAQAHGCHFGNKRTGSLGNAAAHSFYPGKNLGALGDAGTVTTDNEQLAQTIRSLANYGSTRKYEFSFKGKNSRMDEIQAAVLNVKLPYLDKENQRRKQIAKAYLEGINNPQIRLIKDNDRDNVYHIFPILCPSRNRLQQYLKDNGIETMIHYPIPPHQQEAYKEWNEQHYPITEFIHHQELSLPCNPTMTDEEVYQIIDSINMYQ encoded by the coding sequence ATGATAAACTATCTCTCACTTCAAAAAATAACAGCATTACATGAATCAGAGATTACTACAGCTGTTAATCAGGTACTACGTTCTGGCTGGTATCTGCAGGGGGAGCATATAGCTTTATTTGAAAAGAATTATGCACAATACATTGGTACAAAGTACTGTGTAACATGTGGTAATGGGCTTGATGCACTCTGTCTTATCTTCCGTGCCTATATAGAGTTAGGACTTCTCAAAGAAGGTGATGAGGTTATAGTTCCTGCCAATACATATATAGCAACTATCCTTTCCATCACCGAAAACCACCTTACCCCTATCCTTGTAGAACCGGATATCAACACTTTAGAGATTGATGAGAAACAGATTGAACAAGCTATCACCTCTCGTACACGTGCCATTATGCTTGTACACCTTTATGGAAGATGTGCCTATATACCTTTCATTGGCGACATTTGTAAACACCATAACCTCTTACTGCTTGAAGATAATGCGCAAGCGCACGGCTGTCACTTTGGTAACAAACGTACAGGAAGCCTTGGAAATGCAGCCGCACATAGCTTTTATCCAGGCAAGAATCTTGGTGCCTTAGGTGATGCAGGAACTGTGACAACCGATAATGAACAGTTGGCACAGACTATTCGTAGCCTTGCCAACTATGGATCTACACGCAAATATGAGTTTTCCTTCAAGGGAAAGAATAGCCGTATGGATGAAATTCAAGCTGCCGTTCTCAATGTAAAACTCCCCTATCTCGATAAAGAAAACCAACGTAGAAAGCAGATTGCTAAAGCATACTTAGAGGGCATTAACAACCCACAAATAAGATTGATAAAGGATAATGACAGAGATAATGTTTATCACATATTCCCTATTCTCTGTCCATCTCGTAATCGTTTGCAACAATATCTCAAAGATAATGGTATTGAAACGATGATACACTACCCCATTCCACCACATCAGCAAGAGGCTTATAAGGAATGGAACGAGCAACATTATCCTATTACAGAGTTCATCCATCACCAAGAACTCTCCCTCCCTTGCAATCCGACAATGACTGATGAAGAAGTTTATCAGATTATTGACAGCATCAATATGTATCAATAA
- the rfbB gene encoding dTDP-glucose 4,6-dehydratase: MKTYLVTGAAGFIGANYIKYLLHKKYVNEDIKVIVLDALTYAGNLGTIKDDIDNERCIFVKGDIRDRELADKLFAEYDIDYLVNFAAESHVDRSIEDPQLFLSVNILGTQNLMDAARRAWVTGKDEQGYPTWKEGKRYHQVSTDEVYGSLGAEGYFTEETPLCPHSPYSASKTSADHFVMAYHDTYHMPISITRCSNNYGPYHFPEKLIPLIINNILEGKKLPVYGEGLNVRDWLYVEDHCKAIDMVVREGRVGEVYNVGGHNEMKNIDIVKLTIKTIHDMMAEDKNLRTILKKQVKDANGDIDISWINEELITHVPDRLGHDARYAIDPTKIKNELGWYPETMFADGIVKTIRWNLEHQDWIQEVTSGDYQKYYDMMYTKKGR; the protein is encoded by the coding sequence ATGAAAACTTATTTGGTAACTGGTGCTGCCGGTTTTATCGGAGCAAACTACATTAAGTATTTACTTCATAAGAAGTATGTGAATGAAGATATTAAGGTTATTGTCCTCGATGCACTTACATACGCAGGTAACCTCGGTACTATCAAAGATGATATTGATAACGAGCGTTGCATCTTTGTAAAGGGTGATATTCGTGATCGTGAACTTGCCGACAAACTCTTTGCTGAATATGACATTGACTATCTCGTTAACTTTGCAGCAGAAAGTCATGTTGACCGTTCTATTGAAGATCCACAGTTGTTCCTTTCTGTAAACATTCTTGGTACACAGAACCTTATGGATGCTGCACGTCGTGCATGGGTGACAGGTAAGGACGAGCAGGGTTATCCTACATGGAAGGAAGGCAAGCGTTATCATCAGGTATCAACAGACGAGGTGTATGGTTCATTGGGAGCAGAAGGCTACTTTACAGAGGAGACTCCACTCTGCCCACATAGCCCATATTCTGCCAGCAAGACAAGTGCTGACCATTTTGTAATGGCTTATCACGACACTTATCATATGCCTATCAGTATTACACGTTGTTCAAATAACTATGGTCCTTACCACTTTCCAGAGAAATTGATTCCATTAATTATCAATAACATCCTCGAGGGAAAGAAACTCCCAGTATATGGTGAGGGTTTGAATGTACGCGACTGGTTGTATGTAGAGGATCATTGCAAAGCTATTGATATGGTTGTACGTGAAGGTCGTGTAGGTGAAGTTTACAATGTTGGTGGACATAATGAAATGAAAAATATCGACATCGTTAAACTCACAATAAAGACTATCCATGATATGATGGCAGAGGATAAGAACCTCCGTACTATCCTCAAGAAGCAGGTCAAAGACGCAAATGGTGACATTGATATTAGTTGGATAAATGAAGAGTTAATCACACATGTTCCAGACCGTCTTGGTCATGATGCACGTTATGCCATTGACCCAACAAAGATAAAGAATGAGTTAGGTTGGTATCCTGAAACAATGTTTGCTGACGGTATTGTAAAAACTATCCGTTGGAACTTAGAGCATCAAGACTGGATTCAAGAGGTTACTTCTGGAGATTACCAAAAGTACTATGACATGATGTACACAAAAAAAGGAAGATAA
- the purT gene encoding formate-dependent phosphoribosylglycinamide formyltransferase — protein sequence MKKILLLGSGELGKEFVIAAKRAGQYIIACDSYENAPAMQVADESEVIDMLDGTALDAIVDKHKPDLIIPEIEAIRTERLFDYEERGIQVAPSARAVNFTMNRRAIRDLAARDLGLRTAKYFYAKTYDEFKAAADEIGFPCVVKPLMSSSGHGQSYVHNDEELEEAFKNAMDGARGDVKEVIIEEFIEFESEFTLLTVTQKNGPTLFCPPIGHIQKGGDYRESWQPYAISEESLHQAEHIANEVTRALTGYGIWGVEFFLTKKGEVIFSELSPRPHDTGMVTLAHTTNFSEFELHFRAVMGLPIPAIHLEHAGCSAVILSPIETDKPLSYNLLDACNEDRTRLRIFGKPFAHVGRRMGVALCYGEVGTDMDALRDKTKRVAATVLGTDPYMKK from the coding sequence ATGAAAAAAATCTTGTTATTAGGCTCAGGCGAACTGGGCAAAGAGTTCGTTATAGCAGCTAAACGTGCTGGACAATATATCATTGCTTGCGATAGTTATGAGAATGCACCAGCCATGCAGGTAGCTGATGAGTCTGAAGTAATAGATATGCTTGATGGTACAGCCCTTGATGCTATTGTAGATAAGCACAAACCGGACTTGATTATTCCTGAGATTGAAGCAATCAGAACTGAACGTTTGTTTGATTATGAAGAACGTGGAATACAAGTTGCTCCATCAGCACGTGCTGTAAACTTCACAATGAATCGTCGTGCCATACGCGACCTTGCAGCACGCGACTTAGGTTTAAGAACTGCCAAATACTTCTATGCAAAGACATATGATGAGTTCAAAGCTGCAGCTGACGAGATTGGTTTCCCATGTGTCGTTAAACCTTTAATGAGTTCAAGTGGACATGGTCAGAGTTATGTTCACAATGATGAAGAACTCGAAGAAGCGTTTAAGAATGCGATGGATGGTGCACGTGGCGATGTGAAGGAGGTGATTATTGAAGAGTTTATTGAATTTGAGAGTGAGTTTACACTGCTTACAGTGACACAGAAGAATGGCCCTACCCTCTTCTGTCCACCTATTGGACACATACAGAAAGGTGGTGATTATCGTGAAAGCTGGCAACCATATGCCATCTCAGAAGAATCATTACATCAGGCAGAACATATTGCTAATGAAGTGACACGCGCACTAACCGGATATGGTATATGGGGAGTCGAGTTCTTCTTAACAAAGAAGGGAGAAGTAATCTTCTCAGAATTATCACCTCGTCCACATGATACAGGTATGGTCACATTGGCACATACAACCAACTTCAGCGAATTTGAACTTCATTTCCGTGCTGTAATGGGACTCCCAATCCCTGCTATTCACCTTGAACATGCAGGTTGTTCTGCTGTAATTCTTTCTCCTATTGAGACTGACAAACCTTTATCATACAACCTATTAGATGCTTGCAACGAAGATAGAACACGCCTACGTATATTCGGTAAACCATTTGCTCACGTGGGTCGTCGTATGGGTGTAGCACTCTGTTATGGAGAAGTAGGAACAGATATGGATGCACTTCGTGATAAGACTAAGCGTGTTGCAGCAACCGTATTGGGTACAGATCCCTATATGAAGAAATAA
- a CDS encoding MBOAT family O-acyltransferase: MAILKIFLQNIESYVSGLDFTKVADILLYNPREPLLFSSGAFLFIFLVFMIGYYCLRNKVDARLLFVTLFSYYFFYKSSSFYFLLLLIVTVSDFYIARRVAKGKHPKLWLALTLLIDLGLLAYFKYTNFFAGMVTQMIGGNFQPWDIFLPVGISFYTFKTISYVVDIYRKKAEPMESLLDYAFYVSFFPTLLAGPITRATDFGPQIRKPLHISREMFAQGVFFIIIGLFKKAVISDYISQNFVDRIFDNPTLFSGGEVLLGLYGYCIQIYCDFSGYSDMAIGIALLLGFKIPMNFNAPLTADSMTDFWRRWHISLSTWIRDYVYISLGGNKKGTLRMYFNQMVAMTACGLWHGASLNFIVWGVLHGALVCVHKFWSQTVLKHDRRYHPSGLRRFISVFITFHVLCFTWLFFRCKDFDAVWVMVKQMFTKFNPSVLPDVFMGYKYVFLLMIFALLTHWIPDSWQNRCVRILEKGGVLLSAIAITIVIFIIMQVKSSDIQPFIYFQF; encoded by the coding sequence ATGGCTATATTAAAAATCTTCCTACAGAATATAGAGTCATATGTCTCAGGCCTTGATTTTACAAAGGTAGCTGATATCTTGCTCTATAATCCACGCGAACCGCTCCTTTTCTCATCAGGTGCATTCCTTTTTATCTTCCTTGTCTTTATGATAGGTTATTACTGTCTGCGAAACAAGGTTGATGCAAGACTTCTCTTTGTGACGCTCTTCTCTTATTATTTCTTTTATAAGAGTAGTAGCTTCTATTTCCTATTGTTACTTATCGTAACTGTCAGCGACTTCTATATTGCAAGACGTGTTGCTAAGGGAAAGCACCCTAAGTTGTGGTTGGCTTTAACACTGTTGATAGACCTTGGATTGTTGGCTTACTTTAAGTATACCAACTTCTTTGCTGGAATGGTTACACAGATGATTGGTGGAAACTTCCAACCTTGGGATATTTTCTTACCAGTAGGAATTAGCTTCTACACCTTTAAGACAATTTCATACGTTGTAGACATATACAGAAAGAAGGCTGAACCAATGGAGTCATTGCTTGACTATGCGTTCTATGTCAGCTTCTTTCCAACACTTCTTGCTGGTCCGATTACGCGTGCAACAGACTTCGGACCACAGATTCGCAAGCCGTTACATATCAGCCGTGAGATGTTTGCTCAGGGAGTATTCTTTATTATCATTGGTCTTTTTAAGAAAGCGGTTATCTCTGATTATATCTCACAAAACTTTGTAGATCGTATCTTTGACAACCCAACGCTCTTCTCTGGTGGCGAGGTTCTTCTTGGTCTTTATGGCTACTGTATTCAGATTTACTGCGACTTCTCTGGCTATTCTGATATGGCAATTGGTATTGCATTGCTGCTTGGATTTAAGATTCCAATGAACTTCAATGCACCGCTTACAGCCGATTCCATGACTGATTTCTGGCGTCGTTGGCATATTTCGCTTTCAACTTGGATTCGTGATTATGTCTATATCTCACTTGGTGGAAACAAGAAGGGAACACTTCGTATGTATTTCAATCAGATGGTGGCTATGACAGCTTGCGGTCTTTGGCACGGAGCTTCGTTGAATTTCATTGTTTGGGGTGTCTTGCATGGTGCATTGGTTTGTGTACATAAGTTCTGGTCTCAGACTGTTTTGAAGCACGATCGTCGTTATCATCCATCTGGTCTTCGTCGGTTTATTTCAGTATTTATTACTTTCCATGTTCTCTGTTTCACATGGTTGTTCTTCCGTTGCAAGGACTTTGATGCAGTGTGGGTTATGGTAAAGCAAATGTTTACGAAGTTCAATCCTTCCGTACTTCCTGACGTCTTTATGGGGTATAAGTATGTATTCTTACTGATGATATTTGCGCTTCTTACGCATTGGATTCCAGACTCATGGCAAAACCGTTGTGTTCGTATCTTAGAGAAGGGTGGTGTCTTACTCTCTGCAATTGCAATTACGATTGTTATCTTTATTATTATGCAGGTAAAGAGTTCTGATATACAGCCATTTATTTACTTCCAGTTCTAA
- a CDS encoding sugar 3,4-ketoisomerase: MKETEASIGKIISLQKMVDPRGNLSIAEGMKDIPFNISRVYWTYDVPSGACRGGHAHKHCREFIIAVSGSFTVTLDNGRDKQSFLLNHPYQGLLVETDTWRTLDDFSSGAVCLVLAEDSFEENDYIREYTEFLNYKCSKKG, encoded by the coding sequence ATGAAAGAAACAGAAGCTTCAATAGGAAAGATTATCTCCTTACAAAAGATGGTTGACCCACGTGGTAACCTCTCTATTGCTGAGGGAATGAAGGATATTCCTTTCAACATTTCTCGTGTTTATTGGACATACGATGTACCTTCAGGTGCTTGCCGTGGTGGTCATGCCCATAAACATTGCCGAGAATTCATCATTGCTGTTAGCGGTTCCTTTACTGTTACCCTCGATAATGGACGTGATAAGCAATCTTTTCTCTTGAATCATCCTTATCAAGGACTCTTAGTTGAGACTGATACCTGGCGTACGCTCGATGATTTTTCATCAGGAGCCGTATGCCTTGTTTTGGCAGAAGATTCTTTTGAAGAGAATGATTATATCCGTGAATACACAGAGTTTCTTAACTATAAGTGTTCTAAGAAAGGATAA
- a CDS encoding YihY/virulence factor BrkB family protein, translating to MKIDIESIKYFLTVGMFMKTEHSSKRRNMLIRQFQKFYLTVKFFFVRDHAASTAQLSFSTIMAIVPIASMIFAIANGFGFGQFLEKQFREMLSAQPEAATWLLKLTQSYLVHAKTGLFIGIGLMIMLYSVFSLIRTVETTFDNIWQVKDSRPLSRIVIDYTALMFLVPISIIILSGLSIYFYSFVENLNGLRFLGTIASFSLRYLVPWAILTLMFIVLYVFMPNAKVKITKTIGPAMIASIAMLCLQAVYIHGQIFLTSYNAIYGSFAALPLFMLWILASWYICLFCAELCYFNQNLEYYECLIDTEDICHNDLLILCATVLSHICQRFANGQKPQTALQIKSETHIPIRVMTDILYRLKEVNLISENFSPTSDEVTYTPTHDTNNITVGEMIARLESTPASDFALLGFSPKKAWNHDIYNRVGSIREIYLNELKSINIKELISYSEK from the coding sequence ATGAAGATAGATATAGAAAGCATTAAGTACTTCTTAACTGTTGGTATGTTCATGAAAACTGAGCATAGTTCAAAGCGTAGAAATATGCTAATCAGACAGTTTCAGAAGTTTTATCTGACTGTCAAATTCTTTTTTGTGCGCGATCATGCTGCTTCCACGGCACAACTTTCGTTTTCTACGATAATGGCAATCGTGCCCATAGCATCTATGATTTTTGCTATTGCAAATGGCTTTGGTTTTGGGCAGTTTCTTGAAAAACAGTTTCGAGAAATGTTGTCTGCACAACCCGAAGCGGCTACTTGGCTGTTAAAGCTTACACAGTCTTACCTTGTTCATGCTAAGACTGGACTCTTTATTGGAATAGGACTGATGATAATGCTTTATAGTGTTTTCTCTCTGATTAGAACGGTAGAGACTACTTTTGATAATATATGGCAGGTTAAAGATAGTCGCCCTCTTAGCAGGATAGTCATAGATTATACGGCTTTAATGTTTCTCGTACCTATTAGTATTATCATTCTTTCAGGACTTAGCATCTATTTCTATAGCTTTGTAGAGAATCTAAATGGTTTGCGCTTTCTCGGAACGATTGCGAGCTTTTCACTTCGTTATCTTGTGCCATGGGCTATCCTTACCCTTATGTTCATTGTGCTTTATGTTTTCATGCCCAATGCAAAGGTTAAGATTACGAAGACTATTGGTCCTGCGATGATAGCGAGTATCGCTATGCTTTGCTTACAAGCGGTTTATATACATGGACAGATTTTCCTTACAAGTTATAATGCCATTTATGGTTCGTTTGCAGCACTTCCACTGTTTATGTTGTGGATACTTGCATCGTGGTATATCTGTCTATTCTGTGCAGAACTCTGTTATTTTAATCAAAATTTAGAGTACTATGAGTGTCTGATAGATACAGAAGATATATGTCATAATGACCTTTTAATACTGTGTGCGACTGTATTGAGCCATATCTGTCAACGTTTTGCAAATGGCCAAAAGCCTCAGACTGCATTACAAATAAAGTCTGAAACGCATATTCCTATTCGTGTGATGACGGATATTCTCTATAGATTAAAAGAGGTCAATCTCATCTCGGAGAACTTTTCACCTACTTCTGATGAAGTAACTTATACGCCTACGCATGATACAAATAACATAACTGTTGGTGAAATGATTGCTCGTTTAGAGTCTACTCCAGCATCTGATTTTGCGCTTTTAGGTTTCTCTCCTAAAAAAGCATGGAACCATGACATATATAATAGGGTGGGAAGTATACGCGAGATTTATCTTAATGAGTTGAAATCAATCAATATTAAAGAACTAATAAGTTATTCAGAGAAGTAA
- a CDS encoding glycoside hydrolase family 125 protein, whose product MRKITYITSTFVALMALQAQPINADNINKVSANQLTCPADAVTFISKRPKETERLFRSEAVEKEIQNIIKKLTNKRLAWMFENCFPNTLDTTVHYGEEADGTPDTYVYTGDIPAMWLRDSGAQVWPYVQLAGKDKKLKKMLAGVINRQFKCINIDPYANAFNHKPDPNGRWMTDETDMKPELHERKFEIDSLCYPIRLAYEYWKVTGDTSVFGPEWVKAVENILKTFHEQQKKDGRGTYKFLRVTDRALDTMNNAGWGAPVKPVGLIASAFRPSDDATTLQFLVPSNFMAVSSLRKAAEILTKINKNTVLATQCTDLANEVNDALQKYAIYEHPKYGKIYAYEVDGFGSYFLMDDANVPSLLAMPYLGDVSVDDPIYQNTRRYVWSEDNPYFHRGKAGEGIGGPHIGNDMIWPMSIMMRAFTSKDDKEIRQCIEMLMNTDAGTGFIHESFYKDDANKFTREWFAWQNTLFGELIVKLVNDGKLGLLNSIK is encoded by the coding sequence ATGAGAAAGATAACCTATATCACATCAACATTCGTTGCGCTAATGGCATTACAGGCGCAACCAATCAATGCTGACAATATTAATAAGGTATCAGCAAACCAACTCACCTGCCCTGCAGATGCAGTGACTTTCATCTCGAAACGCCCTAAAGAAACAGAAAGACTTTTCCGCTCAGAAGCTGTTGAGAAGGAAATACAGAATATTATAAAGAAGTTAACCAATAAACGTTTGGCATGGATGTTTGAGAATTGCTTCCCAAACACACTCGATACTACTGTTCACTATGGTGAGGAAGCTGATGGAACACCTGACACTTACGTTTATACTGGTGACATTCCTGCTATGTGGCTTCGCGATTCAGGCGCACAAGTATGGCCATACGTACAATTAGCAGGAAAGGATAAGAAACTGAAGAAGATGTTAGCTGGTGTTATTAATCGCCAATTTAAATGTATCAACATCGATCCATATGCTAATGCATTCAATCATAAGCCAGACCCAAATGGCCGTTGGATGACCGATGAAACGGATATGAAACCAGAGTTACACGAACGTAAGTTTGAGATTGACTCACTCTGTTACCCTATCCGCCTTGCATATGAATATTGGAAAGTAACAGGCGACACAAGTGTTTTTGGTCCAGAATGGGTTAAGGCAGTAGAGAACATTCTAAAGACTTTCCATGAGCAGCAGAAGAAAGACGGCAGAGGAACCTATAAGTTCTTACGTGTTACTGACCGTGCACTTGACACAATGAACAATGCAGGTTGGGGTGCACCTGTTAAGCCTGTAGGACTGATTGCTTCTGCTTTTCGTCCTTCAGACGATGCGACGACTCTACAATTTCTTGTTCCATCAAACTTTATGGCAGTATCTTCTCTTCGCAAAGCAGCAGAGATTTTAACCAAGATAAATAAGAATACAGTTCTTGCTACTCAATGTACCGACCTTGCTAATGAGGTAAATGATGCTTTACAGAAGTATGCTATATACGAACATCCTAAATATGGTAAGATATATGCTTATGAAGTAGATGGCTTTGGAAGCTACTTCTTAATGGATGATGCAAACGTACCAAGTCTGTTAGCTATGCCATATCTTGGTGATGTAAGCGTAGACGACCCAATCTATCAGAACACTCGCCGTTATGTATGGAGTGAGGATAATCCTTATTTCCATCGTGGCAAGGCTGGCGAGGGTATTGGTGGTCCACATATTGGTAACGATATGATATGGCCAATGTCTATCATGATGCGGGCTTTCACATCAAAAGATGATAAGGAAATTCGACAGTGCATTGAAATGTTAATGAATACTGATGCCGGAACAGGCTTTATCCACGAGAGTTTTTATAAGGATGATGCTAACAAATTTACACGTGAGTGGTTTGCATGGCAAAATACTTTATTTGGTGAACTCATCGTTAAGTTAGTAAACGATGGCAAACTTGGTTTGCTCAATAGTATAAAATAG